The following is a genomic window from Pelomonas sp. SE-A7.
CGTGCGCTCGGCCACCAGACGCGACAGCTGCTGCTCGCGCAGCCGCAGCCAGCGGGTACGCAGCTGCACGACGCCGGCCACGCCCGCCAGCGCCATCAGCACCAGCAGGCCACGGAACCACCAGGTCTGATGCCAGGCCGGCAGCACGCGGACGTTCAGCGCCAGCTCCTTCTCGGTCCAGACGCCGTCGCGGTTGGCGCCACGCAGCAGCAGCCGGTACTTGCCGGGTGGCAGGTTGTTGTAGCCGAACTGGCGCTGGCCCGGCTCCATCTCTATCCACTGGCGGTCGAAGTTCTCCAGCTTGTGGGCATAGCGATTGCGCTCGGGTGCCGAGTAATCGAGCGCCGCGACCTCGGCCACCAGGCTGGTCGCATCGGCCGGCAGCTCGAGGACTTGTGCGGACACCTCGGCCAGCCGGCCCTGATCCAGCCACTGCTCGCCCAGCCGCAGGGCCGTCAGGACCACAGGGGGACGGTAGCTCCAGCGCTGGAACTGGTCGGGCCTCACGATGGACATGCCGCCGGAGCCACCGAACAGCAGCTCGCCGGCGCCGGTATTGGCGGCCGAGCCGGTCCAGTAGTTCATGAACTCCACACCTTCGGCCCGGCGCAGGCCCTGTGCCTGGAGCGTGGCCGGATCGATGCGCGCCAGGCCACTGTCGGTGCTGGCCCAGACCAGGCCCGCACGGTCTTCCAGCAGTGCGTTGATGTTCTCGTTGGCCAGCCCCTGCTCCTTGCCGATATGGCGGAAGCGCAGCGGCTCGCTGCTGCTTTCCAGGATGCTGATGCCGGCGCCGTAGGTGCCGACCCACAGGCGCTGCTGGCGGTCGGTGTAGAGCGAGGTGATGAAGCCGCCCGCCAGGCTGTCGGGTCGAGACGCCTCGGGGACGATGCGCTGGACCCGCCCGCTGGCCGGAAAGAAGCGGTTCAAGCCCATGCGCGTGCCGATCCAGAGGCTGTTGGCCGGGCCGCGCGCCAGGGTGAAGATGCGCTGATCGCTGAGTTGGCGGGCCGGTTCGGGCAGCACCGAGCGGGCCTTGCCACTGCGCAGATCCAGCGACCACAGGCCGTCGGACTGGCCGCCTATCCACAAGGTGTCGCCGTCGGCGAGCAGCGCCCAGCTGGACGAGGCCGGATCACGGCCCTCGATCTTGACCCGCCGGACCTGGCTGCCGTCGCCATTGGCCCGGTACAGGCCGCGCTTGGTGCCAATGAAGACCGTGCCGTCGGACGCCTGCTCCAGGGCCACCACGATGTCCTGCGGCAGCGCCTGCTCGGGCCTGGCCTCATCGGGCTTGAGCCAGGCCACGCGGGCGCCGGTGGGGTCGATGATCTCGACACCGCGCTTGTGCGTGCCCAGCCAGATGCGACCGTCGGCCGTGGGCAGGATCCAGCTCACCTCGTTGGACAGCGACACCTCGCGGCAATGGACCTGCTGGCAGGCCGGCGTGCCGTACATGGTCAGCACCGCGCGCTGGCCCGGATCATGGCGGCTCAGGCCGCGGTTGGTAGCCACCCACAGCAGGCCCGAGCGGTCGCGATAGAGCGCGCGGACCGAGTTGTCGGCCAGGCTGACCGACAGGGCCGGCTTGTGCTGGACCGCTCGGCTGCGTCGGCTGGCTGCATCGACCGCGACGATGCCGTGGCTGAGCGTGCCCAGCCAGACCTCACCCGGCCGCACCTCGTTGATCGTCACCACCTGCTGGACCGACAGCGGCGGCTGACCGGCGAACTCGGCCTCCAGCCGGGAGGCCTCGGCCGCGCCGGGCTCGATGAGGAAGGCACCATGCTGAAGCGTGCCTATCCAGAGCCGGCCGGCGCTGTCCTCGTAGATCGCCTGAGGCTCGGGCTGCCGACCGGACACAGGCAGGGCGACGGCCTGGAAGCGCACGGCGCCGGCGGCCCGGTGGAACAGGCCGCGCTCCGTGCCTATCCAGAGGCCGGCCCGGCGGTCCTGCAGCACGGTCCAGATGCGACTGCCTGGCGCGTCGGCTCCGGTGGTGGGCAGCACCCGGCGAATGCGACCGGTGTCGGGATCCAGGTGATCGAGACCGCCTTCGCTGGCCACCCAGAGCGCGCCCTGGCCGTCCTCGACCACGGCGCGCACGCTGACATGGGCCAGGCCGTTCGGTCCGACGGGGTAGCTGATGAAGCTGTCGGTGGTCGGTTCATAACGGGCCAGGCCCGAGCCCTGGGTGCCGACCCACAGCCGGCCCTTGCGATCGCCGTGCAGCATCTGCACATAGCTGTCGGGCAGGGCACCGGCATGCTTGCTGTCGGTCTGGTAGATGCGGAAGCGGTAGCCGTCCCAGCGGGCCAGGCCGCCCAGCGAGCCTATCCACAGGAAGCCGGCGCCATCCTCGGCCACGGCGGTGGCGATCTCGTTGGGCAGGCCGTCATCCTGGCGCAGGTGGCGGAAGCTCAGCTCGGTCAGCTGCGACCAGCGAGGTGCAGCGGGCTGGACGGCGCTGGCCGGCGCCAACGCCAGCATGGCCAGGCCCAGCACTGCCGCACAGCTCGGCAGGGCTCGCAACCAGGAACGCACGGCAAGAAAGGCAGGGGCTGGCTTTGACACGGTGGGCGATTGTGACCGAGCCGGCCCCCGCCCTCCAAGCGAGCTTGTCTCCGTCTGTTCCAGCTGCTCGGCGCCGGCCGTTCAATGGCCTTCGACCAAGGCGTGCACCAGCGGCGGCAACACGGCCATGCCGCGTACCAGGGCGCCGATGTCGCGGGCGCCGGTCTTGGCACGGATCGCGCCGATCTGGGTGCGCACCGTCGACAGGGCCACCAGGCGCTGCTGGGCAATGGCTTCGGGCGAATGGCCGGCACAGAGCGAGCACAACACGCCGCGTTCGCCTTCGGTCAGGCCATGTTCGCGCGCATAGGCCTGAAGCGTCAGGCTCTGGCACAGCAGAGGCTTGGCCAGCAGCAGCAGGGCCAGGCGGCCCTCGTCCGTGGGTGAGGCCACCGGCAGCACGGCCAGCGCCGGCTGGTCCGGCCGGTCGGATCGCGTGGCGATCAGCTCGCGCCGGCCGCGCTGCACCGCCGCATCGACGGCGCGCCGCAGCCGCAGCTGCTGGCTTTCGTCGCGCAGCGTGAGCTGGCCTTCATCGAGGTAGTAGGGTTCCTGGCGCGCCAGCTGGCTGCGGGCGATGCGGTTGCCGTGCTTCAGGTGCATCTCGGCATCGACCAACAGCACCGGGTAGTCGATCTCGTCGAGGATGGCGGCGGCCAGCGCGCCGAACAGGCCCGGCCCCATCCAGGCTTGGCTGGCCGGCGAGCGGCGGCGCTCGACAAAGGGGGAGGTCGGGGACAGCAGGGCCGCGTCCAGGCCTGAACGATCGAGCAGATCCAGCATGACAGACTCCCTGATGGCGTATTCGCCTTGTATGGATGCGCAGTGTTAGGCAAGGGGGGGTGGGCGGCGAATCCCTTGAAATGAGGAGGCAGCCCTGGGGATCACCCACGGCGGCCCCTGGGGATCCTCCTCATTTCGCATGAGGAGACTCAGCTGGCAATGTTGGGCCCGCCCTGACAAGATCGCCGCCATGCACGCAGCCGCCATCACCGTCGCCCTGGTCGAGGACGACAGCCGTACCCGAGAACGCCTGTGCCACGTGATCGAGGGTGAACCCTCGCTGCGCCTGGCCTTCAGCGCCTCTACCGCCGCCGAACTGCTGGCCTGGTTCGCCGACAACCCGGTCGAGGTGCTGCTGGTCGACCTGGGCCTGCCGGATCGCTCGGGCCTGGAACTGATCCAGCGCTGCTGCCGCATGCAGCCGGCCTGTGCCGTGATGGTGATCACCATGTTCGGCGACGAGGCCAACATGCTGCGCGCCTTCGAGGCCGGGGCCCGCGGCTACCTGCTCAAGGACGGCACCGAGGCCGACCTGGCCACCCATGTGCTGAGTCTGCATGCCGGTGGCTCGCCGATGACGCCCATCATTGCCCGCCAGCTGCTGGCCCGCTGGCGGGCCGAGCAGCCGGCCGGCCGCCGCGAAGGGCCGGCGCCGGAGGCGCTGTCGCGCCGCGAGACCGAGGTGCTGGATCTGATCGCCCGCGGCTTCACCTATGCCGAGATTGCCCAGCAGATGGCGATCTCGGTGACCACGGTGCAGACCCATGTGCGCAACATCTACGGCAAGCTGGGCGTGCACAACCGCAGCGAGGCAGTCTTCGAAGCCAGGCAGTATGGGCTGCTGCGCTAGGGCCGCGCTGCTGATCCTGATGTTCCTGCAGGCCGGCCTGGCGCTGGCCTGCGAGCCGCCGCCGGCACGGCCTGATCCCAAGCTGGGCTGGTGGCGCATTGAGCAGGCCTGCTTCAGCCTGCAAGCCTCGACCGACGCCGCGCCCACGGCAGAACAGTCCCTCGCCCTGCCCCTGCGCTGGGACAAGCTGCGCAACGGCCAGGACGGCCGCGCCTGGCTGCGGCTACGCCTGCCCGAGGGCAACCAGGCCCGGGCCCTGCTGATCGAGCGCGTCGGCAACCAGGCCCGGCTGCTGCTGAACGGCCACAGGCTGGCGACCCTGGGCCGCGACAGCTGGCAGGACATGGCCAAGCAAAGCCAGCTCCTGTTGCTGCCACCAGCCTTGCTTCGCACCGATGGACCGAACGAGCTGAGCATCGAGCTCGATGCCCAGGCGCTGCGCGGCGCCATCCTGACCCCGCTTCGCGTGGGCCCGGCGGCAGAGGCCGAGGCGCTGCAGGCCCGCTGGCGGCTGTTCGACCAGATGCTGCCGGCCGCCTATGTCGCCAGCTTCCTGCTGATGGGCGGCCTGGCCGCGGCGCTGTGGCTGCGCCAGCGCGACCCGGTCTACGGCTGCTACAGCCTGGCCGCCTTGGCCGGCGTGCTGCGGCCGCTGGACGCGGTCTGGCAGAACGCCCTCTTGCCCTGGCCGATGTGGGGCGCGGCGCTGGCCCTGGGCTATGGCTGGCAAATCGTGCTGCTGAACCGCTTCATCGTGCTGGTACTGGGCAAGAACCCGCGCTGGCTGGTCCACACCATCAACGTCGTGCTGACCGCCGTCACCGTGCTGGCCAGCCTCTCGTTCGCGCTGCTGCAGCGCCACTACTGGACCGCCGCCCTGGGCCTGATGCTGACGCTCAGCCTGCTGTCGCTGGCCCTGGTGCTGCGCGAGGCCCTGCGCGATCGCCAGCCCATCGCCTGGATGGTGGTGGTCAGCGGCGCGCTGTCGGTGGTCGCCGGCGTGCACGACTTCTTCCTGGTGCGCACCGGCTGGCTGGGCGAGATGAGCCGGCAGCTGACGCCGCATGCGCTGTTCGCCTTCGTGCTGGTGCTGGCCTGGGTGGTGGTGGCGCGCTACAGCCGCACGCTGGCTGACTACCGCTCGCTCAACGAGCACCTAGCCGAGCGGGTCGCCGAGCGCGAGGAACATCTGCGCCAGGCCTTCGAGACGCTGCGCAGCCAGCAGCAGGAACAGGCGGTGCTGAACGAGCGCCAGCGCATCATGCGCGAGATCCACGACGGCATAGGTTCGCAGCTGGTGGGCCTGCTGAACATGGTCAACCGCGAGGGTGGCAGCCAACGCGAGGAACTGGAGACCCAGGTCCGCCAGGCGCTGGACGAGATGCGCATGGCGGTCGATTCGCTGCAGCCCATGGATGCCGACCTCACCACCGTGCTGGCCACGCTGCGCTACCGGCTGCAGCCGCGGCTGCAGGCCGCCGGGCTGCGCGTGGTCTGGGACGTGGCCTCGCTGCCGCCGCTGGCCGAGCTGTCGCCGCAGGCCGTGCTGCAGCTGCAGCGCATCCTGCTGGAGGCCTTCACCAATGTGCTCAAGCATGCGCGGGCCAGCAGCGTCACCGTGACCGCCCGCTGGATTGAAGGCCACGGCGGTCGGCCGGCCGAAGTGCAGCTGCAGCTGCTGGACGATGGCATAGGCCCCCAGCCCGCCCCTGCCGACGCACCCGCCGGCCATGGCCTGGCCAATATGCGGGCCCGTGCGACCAGCATTGGCGCACAGCTGGATATTGGCCCGGGGCCGCAAGGTGGCACCCGCGTCGCCATCGCCTGGCCGCAAGCCGCCGCCTGAACAAAAAAGGCCGCCCGAGGGCGGCCTTCTCGCTCCTGCTGAGCGGGCTCAGAACTTGTAGCGCGCTTCCAGGTAGTACTGGCGGCCGCTGACGTCCAGCTTCTGCTGTTCCGCTTCGCTGTAGCGGTACTGGGCACGACCCGGGTTGGTCAGGTTGGTGGCGTTGAACGACAGCTGCAGTTCCTTGGTCAGGTTGTAGTTCATCGACAGGGCCACGTTGGTCACCGGCGCGGCGATGGTCGGAGCCGTCGGCATCAGCACGCCGCCGATGGTCGACAGGCCCTGGCTGTTGGCCGTGGGCGCCGGCGCCGTCGTGCTCGACACGTAGCGGCCGCGGTAGTTGAACACCAGGCGGGCGCTGAAGGCGTCGTCCTCGTAGTAGCCGCCCAGGTTCCAGGCCACCTTGGAGGCGCCGTTCATCGGACGACCGTCTTCCACCGAGGTCTCGGCCAGGCTGACGTTCGAGGTGAAGCCGAAGCCGGCGCCGATGGGCTGCTCGTAGGCGATTTCGACGCCGCGGATCTTGGCCTTCTGCTGCGTGGACGTGTTGATCTGGTAGGTGCGGAAGCTGTTGGTGCTGGAGTCGTACAGATCCACCGAGGCACCGCTCTGCACCGCGCCGGTCTTGGCATAGCCATTGATCAGCGAGCCGAAGGCGCTGACCGACAGCATGGCGCGACGGGCGAAGTACCAGGCCAGCGACAGGTCCAGATTGCGCGCGGTCAGCGGCGTCAGGTCCGGGTTCGGGCCGGTCACCTGGCAACCGGCCGAGGTGCAGGTCGCGCCGGTGAAGTTGGCGCCGTACAGGTTGTAGTTCTGGCGGCCGATGGTCTTGGAGGCACCCAGGCGGGCGATCAGGGTACGGTCGATCTCCCAGCGCAGGTTCAGGCTGGGCAGGAAGTTGTCGAAGTTCCGCTTGTTGGCCTTCTTGTAGTACATGGTGCCGGCGGCCGGGTTCCAGGCCACGCCGTCGTAGTACGAGACGGCGTCACCGGCCGTGTTGATCGCGTCCGGGAAGGTCGCGCAGGGCGTGACCGGCTTGCCCGGCTCGATACGGGCGCAGGCGCCGGCCGGGATAGGCACCGGCGTCATCGAGTTGACCATGGTGCGCACGAAGCGGATGCCGATGTTGCCCGACAGGCCGTTCTTGGCCTCGAAGTTCTGCATCGCGTAGAGCGAGGTCTGGACTTCGCGCAGCTCGATTTCGGAGCTGACGAAACGCTCGAATTCCGGCGTCGTGGTCTTGGCCACATTGGCGAAGTAGTCGACCAGGTATTCCTTGGGGAAATAGAAGCCGGTGTTCTCGAACGTGCCGCCCAGGCCATTGCCGAAATCGCCCGGGTAGCTGACCGCGGCCGAGACCGGCGGCGTGCCGGTGGCGGCGCTGAAAGGTGCCTTCAGGGCCACGATGGAGCGGCGGAAGTCGCGGTTGTGGTCAGCGCGGCGCACACCGAACTGCAGCGAGGTGAAGATGTCGAAGTCCTGGGTCAGCTCGCCGTCGATGGCCACGCTCTTCTCGCGGTCCACCGTGTGGTAGCGGTTGATGCCGCTGCGCGAGACCAGGCGGTAGCCGCTGCCGTCGGCGTTCAGGGCCGGCGTGCTGCCGTCACCGCCGCCGATGGTCTTGAAGTTGGGCGCCTCGTCCACGTCGTTGAACGCATAGGACACGCCCTTGCCGAAGCGGGCATAGGTCAGGCCGCGGTCGTTCTCGGTGTGGCCCACACCGCGCGTGGTGCTGAACAGGCCCTTGAACACCAGGTCCTTGGAGGCCTGCCACTTGGCGTCGAAGTCCAGGAAACCGCTGCTGGCCTTGGCGCCGCTGCGATAGAAGCCTTCGGAGTTGCCCATGTACTGGGGCGTCGTGCCGTCGGGGAAGACGATGTCGGCGCTCTTGAGCACACGCAGCGTGTCGCCGTAGATCGTCTTCTCGGTGACGATCACCGGGTTCTTGATCTGGGCGTAGACGCGCTGGCCGTTGGAGTTGGTGAAGACCGTGGTCTCGCCGGTGGTGCCGGCCAGGCCGCGCAGCATGCTGTTCATGGCGCCCATGGTGGCGCGGCCGAAGTTGGACGCACCCATGGTCGAGTAGAAGCCGGTCACGCCCACGTCCCAGTCATTGGTCGGGCGGGCCTGCACCGCGAACATGCCGCCCTTGCGGTCACGCACGCCCTCGACGAACTCGGTGGCCATGGAGCCGGGCATGCGCACGTCCTGCAGGTCGGCGGCCTTGTAGCCGGTGCCGGCCAGCGAGGCGTCGGTGATGCCCAGCATGGTGGACAGGTTGATCTGGTCCCAGCCGCTGTTGGCACCATAGGCCAGGCGCGACACCGAGTCGCGGCGCACATAGCGCTTCTCGCCGAAGGCCTGGGCGATCACGCCGAAGTTGTTGGCCTCGTTCTTCCAGTTGACGCTGGCATTGAGCTGCGGGCCGGTCTTGCCCGGCAGGTCGGCATAGACGCCGCCCACGCTGACCACGCCACCGAGGCTCTTCTTCTGGTCCAGCGGCTTGCGGGTGGTCACGTTGATCGTGCCGGCCAGGCCGCCGTCGACGATGTTGGCCTGCGAGGTCTTGTAGACCGTCGCGGCATTCAGGACCGACGAGGGCATCAGGCTCAGCGAGGTGCTGCGCGAGCTGGAGCTCTGGTCGGCCAGGTACCAGTCGCCGCCGCTGACCGTGTGGCCATTGAACAGGATCAGGCTCATGTCGGGATTGGTACCCCGCATGGCGACCTTTTCAGCCTCGTCGTAGTCGGTGCGGACCGCCACGCCGACCACGCGCTGCAGCGAGTCGGCCAGGTTCTTGTCGGGCATCTTG
Proteins encoded in this region:
- a CDS encoding ligand-binding sensor domain-containing diguanylate cyclase: MSKPAPAFLAVRSWLRALPSCAAVLGLAMLALAPASAVQPAAPRWSQLTELSFRHLRQDDGLPNEIATAVAEDGAGFLWIGSLGGLARWDGYRFRIYQTDSKHAGALPDSYVQMLHGDRKGRLWVGTQGSGLARYEPTTDSFISYPVGPNGLAHVSVRAVVEDGQGALWVASEGGLDHLDPDTGRIRRVLPTTGADAPGSRIWTVLQDRRAGLWIGTERGLFHRAAGAVRFQAVALPVSGRQPEPQAIYEDSAGRLWIGTLQHGAFLIEPGAAEASRLEAEFAGQPPLSVQQVVTINEVRPGEVWLGTLSHGIVAVDAASRRSRAVQHKPALSVSLADNSVRALYRDRSGLLWVATNRGLSRHDPGQRAVLTMYGTPACQQVHCREVSLSNEVSWILPTADGRIWLGTHKRGVEIIDPTGARVAWLKPDEARPEQALPQDIVVALEQASDGTVFIGTKRGLYRANGDGSQVRRVKIEGRDPASSSWALLADGDTLWIGGQSDGLWSLDLRSGKARSVLPEPARQLSDQRIFTLARGPANSLWIGTRMGLNRFFPASGRVQRIVPEASRPDSLAGGFITSLYTDRQQRLWVGTYGAGISILESSSEPLRFRHIGKEQGLANENINALLEDRAGLVWASTDSGLARIDPATLQAQGLRRAEGVEFMNYWTGSAANTGAGELLFGGSGGMSIVRPDQFQRWSYRPPVVLTALRLGEQWLDQGRLAEVSAQVLELPADATSLVAEVAALDYSAPERNRYAHKLENFDRQWIEMEPGQRQFGYNNLPPGKYRLLLRGANRDGVWTEKELALNVRVLPAWHQTWWFRGLLVLMALAGVAGVVQLRTRWLRLREQQLSRLVAERTAELERLSAALAQKSRVLERASISDPLTGLHNRRFLAEHIDTALAASLRRAREARLHEAAPPPDCDTLFFLIDVDHFKRVNDQYGHAAGDAVLVQFGRRLQQLMRESDYVVRWGGEEFLAVARDTDRGRAAELAERIRCVVGDTPFELDDGRLLRVNCSIGFACMPFVADKPKALGWQDAVKLADQALLGAKRSGRNAWVGLLATATTPDFRLPEHLQSGLHALLWAGQLELLSNKPPVLVSAALAPDAAQQSGEER
- a CDS encoding helix-turn-helix transcriptional regulator, which codes for MLDLLDRSGLDAALLSPTSPFVERRRSPASQAWMGPGLFGALAAAILDEIDYPVLLVDAEMHLKHGNRIARSQLARQEPYYLDEGQLTLRDESQQLRLRRAVDAAVQRGRRELIATRSDRPDQPALAVLPVASPTDEGRLALLLLAKPLLCQSLTLQAYAREHGLTEGERGVLCSLCAGHSPEAIAQQRLVALSTVRTQIGAIRAKTGARDIGALVRGMAVLPPLVHALVEGH
- a CDS encoding response regulator transcription factor, whose protein sequence is MHAAAITVALVEDDSRTRERLCHVIEGEPSLRLAFSASTAAELLAWFADNPVEVLLVDLGLPDRSGLELIQRCCRMQPACAVMVITMFGDEANMLRAFEAGARGYLLKDGTEADLATHVLSLHAGGSPMTPIIARQLLARWRAEQPAGRREGPAPEALSRRETEVLDLIARGFTYAEIAQQMAISVTTVQTHVRNIYGKLGVHNRSEAVFEARQYGLLR
- a CDS encoding ATP-binding protein; translated protein: MGCCARAALLILMFLQAGLALACEPPPARPDPKLGWWRIEQACFSLQASTDAAPTAEQSLALPLRWDKLRNGQDGRAWLRLRLPEGNQARALLIERVGNQARLLLNGHRLATLGRDSWQDMAKQSQLLLLPPALLRTDGPNELSIELDAQALRGAILTPLRVGPAAEAEALQARWRLFDQMLPAAYVASFLLMGGLAAALWLRQRDPVYGCYSLAALAGVLRPLDAVWQNALLPWPMWGAALALGYGWQIVLLNRFIVLVLGKNPRWLVHTINVVLTAVTVLASLSFALLQRHYWTAALGLMLTLSLLSLALVLREALRDRQPIAWMVVVSGALSVVAGVHDFFLVRTGWLGEMSRQLTPHALFAFVLVLAWVVVARYSRTLADYRSLNEHLAERVAEREEHLRQAFETLRSQQQEQAVLNERQRIMREIHDGIGSQLVGLLNMVNREGGSQREELETQVRQALDEMRMAVDSLQPMDADLTTVLATLRYRLQPRLQAAGLRVVWDVASLPPLAELSPQAVLQLQRILLEAFTNVLKHARASSVTVTARWIEGHGGRPAEVQLQLLDDGIGPQPAPADAPAGHGLANMRARATSIGAQLDIGPGPQGGTRVAIAWPQAAA
- a CDS encoding TonB-dependent receptor, with product MIPSFKPTPVAQAITLALMMAGSTLALAQSAPASSDAEAKKAAEAKKQLETVQVTGIRASTEQSLLMKKDAGANIDVITALDVGKMPDKNLADSLQRVVGVAVRTDYDEAEKVAMRGTNPDMSLILFNGHTVSGGDWYLADQSSSSRSTSLSLMPSSVLNAATVYKTSQANIVDGGLAGTINVTTRKPLDQKKSLGGVVSVGGVYADLPGKTGPQLNASVNWKNEANNFGVIAQAFGEKRYVRRDSVSRLAYGANSGWDQINLSTMLGITDASLAGTGYKAADLQDVRMPGSMATEFVEGVRDRKGGMFAVQARPTNDWDVGVTGFYSTMGASNFGRATMGAMNSMLRGLAGTTGETTVFTNSNGQRVYAQIKNPVIVTEKTIYGDTLRVLKSADIVFPDGTTPQYMGNSEGFYRSGAKASSGFLDFDAKWQASKDLVFKGLFSTTRGVGHTENDRGLTYARFGKGVSYAFNDVDEAPNFKTIGGGDGSTPALNADGSGYRLVSRSGINRYHTVDREKSVAIDGELTQDFDIFTSLQFGVRRADHNRDFRRSIVALKAPFSAATGTPPVSAAVSYPGDFGNGLGGTFENTGFYFPKEYLVDYFANVAKTTTPEFERFVSSEIELREVQTSLYAMQNFEAKNGLSGNIGIRFVRTMVNSMTPVPIPAGACARIEPGKPVTPCATFPDAINTAGDAVSYYDGVAWNPAAGTMYYKKANKRNFDNFLPSLNLRWEIDRTLIARLGASKTIGRQNYNLYGANFTGATCTSAGCQVTGPNPDLTPLTARNLDLSLAWYFARRAMLSVSAFGSLINGYAKTGAVQSGASVDLYDSSTNSFRTYQINTSTQQKAKIRGVEIAYEQPIGAGFGFTSNVSLAETSVEDGRPMNGASKVAWNLGGYYEDDAFSARLVFNYRGRYVSSTTAPAPTANSQGLSTIGGVLMPTAPTIAAPVTNVALSMNYNLTKELQLSFNATNLTNPGRAQYRYSEAEQQKLDVSGRQYYLEARYKF